A window of Zingiber officinale cultivar Zhangliang chromosome 5A, Zo_v1.1, whole genome shotgun sequence contains these coding sequences:
- the LOC121980009 gene encoding uncharacterized protein LOC121980009, with translation MKNSNRSGATAGDPVEKVAPLSQKAVKVVANVCFGSFVLAVLVFTIVAITYQPPDPWLDSPKALIKSLDAVLANATFRTDDSVLRTGEDLTFALAVGNSSSDIATTPPPSTGISTSGCDSDSPLNCSDPRALDAIRRFNARIFGRSIVFLSYDTPVTGSNPGECDAAWRFRNRHEKSWRRYRDYRRFHLASAENCSYEVDSAGKFRSGVNAAPKSSPRRWPPSSRAPPAQIPDADINDTIPELGSDFQRRRYIYYTRGGDYCKGMNQYLWSFLCALGEAQYLNRTFVMDLNICLAATYNPSGRDDEGKDFRYYFDFEHLKESISLAEETKFLRDWRRWERASSKITLRKVPTYKVTPMQLKEDRSTIIWRQFDGPEPENYWYRVCEGRSAKFIQRPWQAIWKSKRLMNIVSEIAGKMDWDYDAVHVVRGDKVMNKELWPNLDADTSPEALVKKLTKVIGKQKNLYIATNEPFYNYFDKLRSHYKVHLLDDYKEMWGNTSEWYNETMALHNGLPVEFDGYMRVAVDTEVLYRAKNRVETFNNLTMDCKDGINTC, from the coding sequence ATGAAGAATTCCAACAGAAGCGGAGCCACAGCCGGAGATCCGGTGGAGAAGGTGGCGCCTCTGAGCCAGAAGGCCGTTAAAGTCGTCGCTAACGTCTGCTTCGGCTCCTTCGTCCTTGCCGTCCTCGTCTTCACCATCGTCGCCATCACCTACCAGCCCCCCGATCCTTGGCTCGATTCGCCTAAAGCCCTCATCAAGTCCCTCGACGCCGTCCTCGCCAACGCCACCTTCCGCACCGACGACTCCGTCCTCCGCACTGGCGAGGACCTCACCTTCGCCCTCGCCGTTGGCAACTCCTCCTCCGACATCGCCACCACCCCACCTCCATCCACAGGGATCTCCACCTCCGGATGCGACTCCGATTCCCCTCTCAATTGCTCCGACCCCCGCGCTCTCGACGCGATCCGCCGCTTCAACGCTCGGATCTTTGGCCGGTCCATCGTGTTCCTCAGCTATGACACGCCCGTCACCGGATCCAACCCTGGAGAATGCGACGCCGCCTGGCGATTCCGCAACCGCCACGAGAAGTCTTGGCGGCGCTACAGGGATTATCGCCGTTTCCATCTCGCCTCCGCCGAGAACTGCAGTTACGAGGTCGATTCCGCGGGCAAGTTCCGCTCCGGCGTCAACGCTGCCCCCAAGTCCTCTCCGCGGCGCTGGCCCCCGTCGTCGCGTGCCCCTCCTGCGCAGATCCCTGATGCTGATATCAATGACACGATCCCAGAGCTCGGATCGGATTTCCAGAGAAGAAGATACATCTACTACACTCGTGGCGGGGATTACTGCAAGGGAATGAATCAGTATCTTTGGAGTTTTCTCTGCGCCCTCGGAGAAGCCCAGTATTTGAACCGGACGTTCGTGATGGATCTAAACATCTGCCTGGCTGCCACTTACAATCCCAGTGGCCGTGATGATGAGGGCAAGGATTTCAGGTACTATTTCGATTTCGAGCATCTTAAGGAGTCTATATCGTTGGCGGAGGAGACTAAGTTCTTGAGAGACTGGCGCCGATGGGAGCGTGCTTCCAGCAAGATCACCCTCCGCAAGGTGCCAACATATAAGGTCACTCCGATGCAGCTCAAGGAGGACAGGAGCACCATCATCTGGAGGCAGTTCGATGGGCCAGAGCCTGAAAATTACTGGTACCGCGTGTGCGAGGGCCGGTCAGCTAAATTCATTCAGAGGCCATGGCAAGCCATTTGGAAATCCAAGCGGCTGATGAACATAGTGTCTGAGATTGCAgggaagatggattgggactatGATGCGGTACATGTGGTCCGGGGAGACAAGGTGATGAACAAGGAGCTGTGGCCCAATCTCGATGCAGACACATCTCCAGAAGCATTAGTGAAGAAGCTAACTAAGGTGATCGGGAAACAGAAGAATCTATACATTGCCACTAATGAGCCATTCTACaattattttgataaacttagATCTCACTACAAGGTGCATTTGCTTGACGATTATAAGGAGATGTGGGGCAACACAAGCGAGTGGTACAATGAGACCATGGCGCTACATAATGGGCTCCCGGTGGAGTTTGATGGGTATATGAGGGTGGCAGTGGACACGGAGGTGCTTTATAGAGCAAAGAATCGTGTGGAGACATTCAATAATCTAACCATGGATTGTAAGGATGGTATCAATACATGCTAA
- the LOC121980011 gene encoding chaperone protein dnaJ 49-like: MEGNKDEALKCLRIGKDALEAGDRARALKFLSKARRLDPTLPIEGLLSAAEAPDGGKSGGPDDSAASSNAAPQPDGPSGGASFRARATAASSKANSDGSGSSREYTEEQITIIRQVKMKKDYYQILGLERGCTVEDVKKAYRKLSLKVHPDKNQAPGAEEAFKAVSRAFQCLSNEESRKRYDVSGSDEPALARPAAQRRSHGFNGFYEDDFDADEIFRNFFYGGGPPVATPFGTFQFRTGGMGRPSAHEVHGSINPNLRMLVQILPILLLLLLNFLPSNEPIYTLNRSYPYEHKLETSRGVKYFVKSVNFEEEYPYQSQKRTVLEQQVERDYVGVISQNCRVELQRRQWGLSYQTPHCDMLQKFQTTA, encoded by the coding sequence ATGGAAGGGAACAAAGATGAGGCTCTCAAGTGCCTCCGGATCGGGAAGGATGCCTTGGAGGCAGGAGATCGAGCTCGTGCCCTCAAATTCCTTTCCAAAGCTCGCCGCCTTGACCCCACGCTGCCAATTGAGGGACTTCTGTCGGCCGCCGAAGCACCCGATGGTGGCAAGTCTGGAGGTCCCGATGATTCTGCTGCATCGTCGAACGCCGCCCCCCAGCCTGACGGACCCTCCGGTGGTGCTTCATTTCGTGCTCGTGCGACGGCTGCTTCTTCTAAAGCTAACTCCGATGGGTCTGGTTCGTCCCGAGAGTATACAGAGGAGCAAATTACGATTATCCGGCAGGTCAAAATGAAAAAGGATTACTATCAGATACTGGGGCTTGAAAGGGGTTGCACGGTGGAAGACGTTAAGAAAGCCTACCGGAAGCTGTCGCTGAAGGTCCATCCCGACAAAAATCAGGCGCCTGGTGCGGAAGAAGCCTTCAAGGCAGTCTCTAGGGCCTTCCAGTGCCTTAGCAACGAAGAGAGTAGGAAAAGGTATGATGTGTCTGGTTCAGATGAGCCTGCATTAGCACGGCCTGCTGCACAGCGTAGGAGTCATGGGTTTAATGGTTTCTACGAAGATGACTTCGATGCTGATGAGATCTTTAGGAATTTCTTCTACGGGGGAGGGCCTCCGGTTGCCACTCCTTTTGGCACTTTCCAATTTAGGACTGGTGGTATGGGTAGGCCTAGCGCTCATGAGGTGCACGGTTCTATAAATCCTAACCTTCGGATGTTAGTACAAATTTTGCCTATCCTTCTTTTGCTCCTGCTGAACTTCCTTCCATCAAATGAGCCCATTTACACACTTAACCGAAGTTATCCTTATGAGCATAAGCTCGAGACATCTAGGGGGGTGAAGTACTTTGTCAAATCTGTGAATTTTGAAGAAGAATATCCTTACCAGAGTCAAAAACGTACCGTTTTGGAACAACAGGTAGAGAGAGACTATGTGGGGGTTATTTCACAGAACTGCCGCGTTGAATTACAGAGACGGCAATGGGGCCTGTCCTACCAGACTCCACATTGTGACATGCTTCAGAAGTTTCAGACGACAGCTTGA
- the LOC121980013 gene encoding brassinosteroid LRR receptor kinase BRI1-like, whose protein sequence is MEGEHRRRSSFSSSLLCLVFLVCLVLAVGASGAGDLELLLSFKGEVGNPQSLQSWDRIRSPCSFTGVTCDSGGRVAALVLQGVPLVVDFRSVSSSILSLEGLQILSLQAVNLTGTLSGGICGSQLVELDLSGNGLRGSLADVFSFAAVCAGLKSLNLSRNSFGISPAAAGNAPAFSALEVETLDLSFNKLSEESELRLLLSNLGALRRLDLVGNRLSGGLPSVVNCSYLQHLDLSSTSLSGEVGDDVFTDCRSLTFLNLSANHFIGRLPSSLSSCDSLTSLSLSSNNFSGEFPDDILTSLPNLHILELAFNNLSGSLGNSITTMPSLEVFDLSSNMLTGAIPPELCPHGFALRLLYLQNNQLTGGIPESLSNCRNLVYLDLSLNYITGTIPPGLGTLSSLRDLIMWQNLLEGEIPPQLSNLRSLKNLILDNNGLTGPIPTGLANCKGLNWLSLSSNHLNGTIPSWIGQLHNLAILKLANNSFSGPIPQELGDCKSLIWLDVNNNQLTGSIPPSLAKQSGKVPAGFLGTGEPYVYLKNEGHSGCRGTGDLLEFGGVRPEDLDRLPSRHFCNFTRLYKGITQYTFSNNGSMLFLDLSFNQLDGEIPKELGNMYYLLILNLGHNQLSGFIPPELGNLRHVGGLDLSHNALEGPIPQSFSGLAWLAEIDLSNNKLNGSIPELGQLATFPRYDYDNNSGLCGFPLPPCKDIAGANLETQHKKNHRRQASLAGSLAMGLLFFIFCIVGLIIIAVESKRRKNENKDKSNRAAGDIYTDSRSHSGTANSNWKLTATKDALAISLATFDMPLKKLSFVDLVEATNGFHNHSLIGSGGFGDVYKAQLKDGSIVAIKKLIHVSGQADREFTAEMETIGKIKHRNLVPLLGYCKVGEERLLVYQYMKYGSLDDVLHNRNNVGIKLNWAARRRIAMGAARGLAFLHHNCAPRIIHRDMKSSNVLLDENLEARVSDFGMARQMSAVDTHLSVSALAGTPGYVPPEYYQSFRCTIRGDVYSYGVVLLELLTGRRPTDSADFGDDNLVGWVRQHSKVRISNVFDPVLLKDDPSLELELLEHLKIACACLDERPFRRPTMLKVMSMFKEIQTVSSLSTNVSSMDGSLCEGDMSLKEEDKEDRV, encoded by the coding sequence ATGGAAGGAGAGCACCGACGCCGCTCCTCCTTCTCATCCTCCTTGCTCTGCCTAGTCTTCCTTGTCTGCCTAGTCCTCGCCGTGGGGGCGAGCGGTGCCGGCGACTTGGAGCTGCTGTTGTCGTTCAAGGGCGAAGTCGGGAATCCACAGTCGCTCCAGAGCTGGGACCGTATCCGCAGCCCGTGCTCCTTCACCGGAGTGACCTGTGACTCCGGCGGCCGCGTCGCCGCCCTCGTGCTACAGGGAGTGCCCCTCGTCGTCGACTTCCGCAGTGTTTCGTCTTCGATCCTTTCCCTTGAGGGACTCCAAATCCTTTCCCTCCAAGCTGTCAACCTCACTGGAACCTTATCTGGAGGCATCTGCGGTAGCCAGTTGGTTGAGCTCGATCTCTCCGGAAACGGTCTCCGGGGATCTCTTGCTGACGTTTTCTCTTTTGCCGCCGTTTGTGCCGGGCTGAAGTCGCTCAATCTCTCGCGCAACTCTTTTGGGATTTCACCAGCCGCCGCTGGGAATGCTCCTGCCTTTTCGGCGCTCGAGGTCGAGACGCTTGATCTCTCCTTCAACAAGCTCTCCGAAGAGTCTGAACTCCGGCTGTTGCTCTCCAACCTCGGCGCCCTCCGCCGACTCGATCTGGTCGGAAACCGCCTTTCTGGTGGTCTTCCCTCCGTCGTCAACTGCTCCTACCTTCAGCACCTGGACCTTTCTTCCACTAGCCTCTCCGGCGAGGTTGGCGACGATGTCTTCACCGATTGCCGGAGCTTGACATTCTTGAACCTGTCTGCCAACCACTTCATCGGCCGTCTCCCCTCCAGCCTCTCCTCTTGTGATTCCTTGACCTCACTCAGCCTATCcagcaacaacttctccggcGAGTTCCCTGACGACATCCTTACCTCGCTACCCAACCTCCATATTCTCGAGCTGGCGTTCAACAACCTCAGTGGCAGTCTGGGGAACTCCATCACCACGATGCCCAGTCTTGAGGTGTTCGATCTCAGCTCTAATATGCTGACGGGAGCCATTCCCCCGGAGCTTTGCCCTCACGGGTTCGCCTTAAGACTGCTCTATCTTCAGAACAACCAGCTCACCGGCGGCATCCCGGAGTCTCTGAGCAACTGTAGAAATCTCGTCTACCTGGATCTCAGCCTCAACTACATCACCGGAACCATCCCCCCGGGACTCGGCACGCTCTCTTCCCTACGAGACCTCATCATGTGGCAGAACTTGCTCGAGGGCGAAATTCCGCCGCAGTTATCCAACCTCCGAAGCCTCAAGAACCTCATTCTCGATAATAATGGGCTCACGGGACCGATCCCCACCGGGCTGGCGAATTGCAAAGGTTTGAACTGGCTTTCCCTATCCAGTAACCACCTCAACGGAACCATCCCCTCCTGGATCGGCCAGCTTCACAATCTTGCAATACTTAAGCTCGCGAACAACTCCTTCTCTGGCCCGATTCCTCAGGAGCTTGGAGACTGCAAGAGTTTGATTTGGTTGGATGTGAACAACAACCAACTCACTGGATCAATCCCGCCGAGCCTGGCGAAGCAATCAGGCAAAGTGCCAGCGGGCTTCTTGGGTACCGGCGAGCCATACGTCTACCTGAAGAACGAAGGGCACAGTGGATGCCGAGGCACAGGCGACCTCCTCGAGTTCGGTGGCGTTCGGCCAGAGGATCTCGACCGTTTACCCAGCCGCCACTTCTGCAACTTCACCAGGCTTTACAAAGGGATAACACAGTATACCTTCAGCAACAATGGATCTATGCTCTTTCTCGATCTCTCCTTCAATCAGCTGGATGGGGAGATACCAAAGGAGCTTGGAAATATGTACTACCTTCTCATTTTGAACCTGGGCCACAACCAGCTCTCCGGATTCATTCCACCGGAATTGGGGAACCTGAGGCATGTCGGAGGGCTTGACCTCTCGCACAATGCACTTGAAGGGCCTATTCCTCAGTCCTTCTCCGGCCTTGCCTGGTTAGCTGAGATTGACCTCTCCAATAACAAGCTAAATGGGTCTATTCCTGAGCTGGGTCAGCTGGCAACCTTCCCACGTTATGACTATGACAACAACTCCGGTCTTTGCGGGTTCCCTCTCCCGCCTTGCAAAGACATTGCCGGGGCAAATTTGGAGACACAACACAAGAAGAATCATCGCCGGCAGGCTTCTCTCGCAGGGAGTCTCGCAATGGGATTGCTTTTCTTCATCTTCTGCATTGTCGGCCTCATCATCATTGCAGTAGAGAGCAAGAGGAGGAAGAATGAAAATAAAGATAAGAGCAACCGAGCCGCTGGGGACATCTACACCGATAGCCGGTCTCACTCCGGCACTGCCAATTCAAACTGGAAGCTAACCGCCACCAAAGATGCATTAGCCATCAGCCTCGCCACCTTCGACATGCCTCTCAAGAAGCTCTCTTTTGTGGACCTGGTCGAGGCAACTAACGGTTTCCACAATCATAGCCTGATAGGTTCAGGTGGATTTGGTGACGTTTACAAAGCCCAGCTGAAAGATGGAAGCATTGTTGCCATCAAGAAGCTTATCCATGTTAGCGGGCAAGCGGACCGAGAGTTCACAGCTGAAATGGAGACCATTGGAAAGATCAAGCACCGCAACCTCGTTCCCCTGTTGGGCTACTGCAAAGTAGGAGAAGAACGTCTGTTGGTTTATCAGTATATGAAATATGGGAGCTTAGACGATGTCTTGCATAACCGAAACAATGTCGGAATCAAACTGAATTGGGCAGCTAGAAGGAGGATTGCAATGGGAGCTGCCAGAGGCTTGGCATTCTTGCACCACAACTGCGCACCTCGTATAATTCACAGAGATATGAAGTCAAGCAATGTTCTTCTCGACGAGAATTTGGAAGCGAGGGTCTCAGATTTTGGGATGGCAAGGCAGATGAGTGCAGTGGACACCCATTTGAGTGTTTCTGCATTGGCTGGCACCCCTGGTTATGTGCCACCTGAGTACTACCAGAGCTTCCGGTGCACCATCAGGGGTGATGTTTACAGCTATGGCGTCGTCTTGCTTGAGCTGCTCACCGGTAGACGACCTACAGATTCCGCAGACTTTGGCGATGACAATTTGGTCGGGTGGGTAAGGCAGCATTCTAAAGTCAGAATAAGCAATGTCTTCGACCCTGTGCTGTTGAAAGATGACCCTTCTCTGGAGCTGGAGCTATTAGAGCATCTCAAGATTGCTTGTGCCTGCCTTGATGAGAGACCATTCAGGCGACCAACAATGCTAAAGGTGATGTCCATGTTTAAGGAGATACAAACAGTTTCGTCTTTAAGCACCAATGTTTCTTCAATGGATGGGAGCCTCTGCGAGGGAGATATGAGcttgaaggaagaagacaaagaagatagAGTCTGA